A part of Hippopotamus amphibius kiboko isolate mHipAmp2 chromosome 16, mHipAmp2.hap2, whole genome shotgun sequence genomic DNA contains:
- the CTU2 gene encoding cytoplasmic tRNA 2-thiolation protein 2 isoform X1, whose protein sequence is MCELREDYPEPAPGGPPPPRPGREQKCVKCKEGLPVVVIRAGDAFCRDCFKAFYIHKFRAMLGKNRLIFPGEKVLLAWSGGPSSSSMVWQVLEGLSRDSAKRLRFVPGVVYVDEGAACGQSPEDRARTLAEVALVLQAVRFPWHVVALEEVFGLPPSVLRCSAREPTGPEGAYKAAVDSFLQQQHALGARGEEPRSQARPRDPQSPAEPPAAAQTEALSRLFSSVKTLTAKQELLQTLRTHLILHVARTHGYSKVMTGDSCTRLAVKLMTSLALGRGAFLAWDTGFSDERHGDVVVVRPMREHTLKEVAFYNRLFAVPSVFTPAVDTKAPEKASVHRLMEAFILRLQAQFPSTDKREAGQGPQGELGRWPPRPPLPALSVRAGRRHGWSVPACVGCGGESPGERALGFSGPRGPLSSSLLADSATAFGAQTSSRLPQTQPRVVQAGAPCVSCCCTGMGGARGCCAREDPRAQVVEQLCYGCRVNMKDLPSLEPLPPYILAEAQLRSQRAEARQEIQERPQEDSADDAPAGES, encoded by the exons ATGTGCGAGCTGCGCGAGGACTACCCGGAGCCCGCGCCCGGGGGGCCGCCGCCGCCACGGCCCGG CCGTGAGCAGAAGTGTGTGAAGTGCAAGGAAGGCCTGCCTGTCGTGGTGATCCGAGCGGGAGATGCCTTCTGCAG GGACTGTTTCAAGGCGTTTTACATCCACAAGTTTAGAGCCATGCTGGGGAAGAACCGGCTGATCTTCCCAGGAGAGAAG GTGCTCCTGGCGTGGTCTGGGGGGCCGTCGTCCAGCTCCATGGTCTGGCAGGTCCTTGAG GGCCTGAGTCGAGATTCTGCCAAGAGACTGCGTTTCGTGCCAGGGGTCGTCTACGTGGATG AGGGAGCGGCCTGTGGCCAGAGCCCCGAGGACAGAGCACGGACCCTGGCGGAGGTGGCGCTGGTCCTGCAGGCGGTCCGCTTCCCGTGGCACGTCGTCGCCTTGGAGGAG GTGTTCGGCCTGCCGCCCTCCGTGCTGCGCTGCTCTGCCCGGGAGCCCACGGGGCCTGAGGGGGCCTACAAGGCAGCCGTGGACAGTTTCCTGCAACAGCAGCACGCGCTGGGGGCccgcggggaggagccgcggagCCAGGCCCGTCCCCGGGACCCCCAGAGCCCCGCTGAGCCCCCCGCAGCCGCCCAGACGGAGGCTCTGTCCAGACTGTTCAGCTCGGTGAAGACGCTGACGGCCAAGCAGGAGCTCCTGCAGACACTGCG GACCCACTTGATCCTGCACGTAGCCCGGACCCACGGCTACTCCAAGGTGATGACGGGGGACAGCTGCACCCGCCTGGCCGTCAAGCTCATGACCAGCCTGGCGCTGGGGAGAGGGGCCTTCCTCGCCTGGGACACG ggctTCTCAGATGAGCGACACGGTGACGTGGTGGTGGTGCGGCCCATGCGTGAGCACACGCTGAAGGAGGTGGCCTTCTACAACCGCCTGTTCGCCGTCCCCTCTGTCTTCACGCCGGCCGTCGACACCAAG GCCCCTGAGAAGGCCAGCGTCCACCGGCTGATGGAGGCCTTCATCCTCAGGCTGCAGGCCCAGTTCCCCTCCACG gacaaGCGAGAAGCTGGTCAAGGCCCCCAGGGAGAGCTGGGCCGCTGGCCCCCGCGGCCCCCGCTGCCTGCTCTGTCTGTGCGTGCTGGACGTCGACACGGCTGGTCTGTCCCCGCCTGCGTGGGGTGCGGGGGGGAGAGCCCGGGTGAGCGGGCGCTGGGGTTCAGCGGCCCCCGAGGTCCCCTCAGCTCCTCTCTGCTTGCAGACAGCGCCACAGCTTTTGGGGCTCAGACCTCCTCGCGTCTCCCCCAGACGCAGCCCCGTGTGGTACAGGCCGGGGCGCCCTGCGTGTCCTGCTGCTGCACAGGGATGGGTGGGGCCCGCGGCTGCTGTGCAAG GGAGGACCCCCGGGCCCAGGTGGTCGAGCAGCTGTGCTACGGCTGCCGCGTGAACATGAAGGACTTG CCCTCCCTGGAGCCCCTGCCACCCTACATCCTGGCCGAGGCCCAGCTCCGCAGCCAGAG GGCTGAGGCCAGGCAGGAGATCCAGGAGCGCCCGCAGGAGGACAGTGCAGACGACGCGCCAGCAGGCGAGAGCTGA
- the CTU2 gene encoding cytoplasmic tRNA 2-thiolation protein 2 isoform X2 → MCELREDYPEPAPGGPPPPRPGREQKCVKCKEGLPVVVIRAGDAFCRDCFKAFYIHKFRAMLGKNRLIFPGEKVLLAWSGGPSSSSMVWQVLEGLSRDSAKRLRFVPGVVYVDEGAACGQSPEDRARTLAEVALVLQAVRFPWHVVALEEVFGLPPSVLRCSAREPTGPEGAYKAAVDSFLQQQHALGARGEEPRSQARPRDPQSPAEPPAAAQTEALSRLFSSVKTLTAKQELLQTLRTHLILHVARTHGYSKVMTGDSCTRLAVKLMTSLALGRGAFLAWDTGFSDERHGDVVVVRPMREHTLKEVAFYNRLFAVPSVFTPAVDTKAPEKASVHRLMEAFILRLQAQFPSTVSTVYRWVCARRGGEALRRQCLSALSPPPGQARSWSRPPGRAGPLAPAAPAACSVCACWTSTRLTQPRVVQAGAPCVSCCCTGMGGARGCCAREDPRAQVVEQLCYGCRVNMKDLPSLEPLPPYILAEAQLRSQRAEARQEIQERPQEDSADDAPAGES, encoded by the exons ATGTGCGAGCTGCGCGAGGACTACCCGGAGCCCGCGCCCGGGGGGCCGCCGCCGCCACGGCCCGG CCGTGAGCAGAAGTGTGTGAAGTGCAAGGAAGGCCTGCCTGTCGTGGTGATCCGAGCGGGAGATGCCTTCTGCAG GGACTGTTTCAAGGCGTTTTACATCCACAAGTTTAGAGCCATGCTGGGGAAGAACCGGCTGATCTTCCCAGGAGAGAAG GTGCTCCTGGCGTGGTCTGGGGGGCCGTCGTCCAGCTCCATGGTCTGGCAGGTCCTTGAG GGCCTGAGTCGAGATTCTGCCAAGAGACTGCGTTTCGTGCCAGGGGTCGTCTACGTGGATG AGGGAGCGGCCTGTGGCCAGAGCCCCGAGGACAGAGCACGGACCCTGGCGGAGGTGGCGCTGGTCCTGCAGGCGGTCCGCTTCCCGTGGCACGTCGTCGCCTTGGAGGAG GTGTTCGGCCTGCCGCCCTCCGTGCTGCGCTGCTCTGCCCGGGAGCCCACGGGGCCTGAGGGGGCCTACAAGGCAGCCGTGGACAGTTTCCTGCAACAGCAGCACGCGCTGGGGGCccgcggggaggagccgcggagCCAGGCCCGTCCCCGGGACCCCCAGAGCCCCGCTGAGCCCCCCGCAGCCGCCCAGACGGAGGCTCTGTCCAGACTGTTCAGCTCGGTGAAGACGCTGACGGCCAAGCAGGAGCTCCTGCAGACACTGCG GACCCACTTGATCCTGCACGTAGCCCGGACCCACGGCTACTCCAAGGTGATGACGGGGGACAGCTGCACCCGCCTGGCCGTCAAGCTCATGACCAGCCTGGCGCTGGGGAGAGGGGCCTTCCTCGCCTGGGACACG ggctTCTCAGATGAGCGACACGGTGACGTGGTGGTGGTGCGGCCCATGCGTGAGCACACGCTGAAGGAGGTGGCCTTCTACAACCGCCTGTTCGCCGTCCCCTCTGTCTTCACGCCGGCCGTCGACACCAAG GCCCCTGAGAAGGCCAGCGTCCACCGGCTGATGGAGGCCTTCATCCTCAGGCTGCAGGCCCAGTTCCCCTCCACGGTCAGCACCGTGTACAGGTGGGTCTGTGCACGACGTGGCGGGGAGGCCCTCCGCCGCCAGTGCCTTAgtgccctgtccccacccccaggacaaGCGAGAAGCTGGTCAAGGCCCCCAGGGAGAGCTGGGCCGCTGGCCCCCGCGGCCCCCGCTGCCTGCTCTGTCTGTGCGTGCTGGACGTCGACACGGCTG ACGCAGCCCCGTGTGGTACAGGCCGGGGCGCCCTGCGTGTCCTGCTGCTGCACAGGGATGGGTGGGGCCCGCGGCTGCTGTGCAAG GGAGGACCCCCGGGCCCAGGTGGTCGAGCAGCTGTGCTACGGCTGCCGCGTGAACATGAAGGACTTG CCCTCCCTGGAGCCCCTGCCACCCTACATCCTGGCCGAGGCCCAGCTCCGCAGCCAGAG GGCTGAGGCCAGGCAGGAGATCCAGGAGCGCCCGCAGGAGGACAGTGCAGACGACGCGCCAGCAGGCGAGAGCTGA
- the CTU2 gene encoding cytoplasmic tRNA 2-thiolation protein 2 isoform X3 has product MCELREDYPEPAPGGPPPPRPGREQKCVKCKEGLPVVVIRAGDAFCRDCFKAFYIHKFRAMLGKNRLIFPGEKVLLAWSGGPSSSSMVWQVLEGLSRDSAKRLRFVPGVVYVDEGAACGQSPEDRARTLAEVALVLQAVRFPWHVVALEEVFGLPPSVLRCSAREPTGPEGAYKAAVDSFLQQQHALGARGEEPRSQARPRDPQSPAEPPAAAQTEALSRLFSSVKTLTAKQELLQTLRTHLILHVARTHGYSKVMTGDSCTRLAVKLMTSLALGRGAFLAWDTGFSDERHGDVVVVRPMREHTLKEVAFYNRLFAVPSVFTPAVDTKAPEKASVHRLMEAFILRLQAQFPSTVSTVYRTSEKLVKAPRESWAAGPRGPRCLLCLCVLDVDTADSATAFGAQTSSRLPQTQPRVVQAGAPCVSCCCTGMGGARGCCAREDPRAQVVEQLCYGCRVNMKDLPSLEPLPPYILAEAQLRSQRAEARQEIQERPQEDSADDAPAGES; this is encoded by the exons ATGTGCGAGCTGCGCGAGGACTACCCGGAGCCCGCGCCCGGGGGGCCGCCGCCGCCACGGCCCGG CCGTGAGCAGAAGTGTGTGAAGTGCAAGGAAGGCCTGCCTGTCGTGGTGATCCGAGCGGGAGATGCCTTCTGCAG GGACTGTTTCAAGGCGTTTTACATCCACAAGTTTAGAGCCATGCTGGGGAAGAACCGGCTGATCTTCCCAGGAGAGAAG GTGCTCCTGGCGTGGTCTGGGGGGCCGTCGTCCAGCTCCATGGTCTGGCAGGTCCTTGAG GGCCTGAGTCGAGATTCTGCCAAGAGACTGCGTTTCGTGCCAGGGGTCGTCTACGTGGATG AGGGAGCGGCCTGTGGCCAGAGCCCCGAGGACAGAGCACGGACCCTGGCGGAGGTGGCGCTGGTCCTGCAGGCGGTCCGCTTCCCGTGGCACGTCGTCGCCTTGGAGGAG GTGTTCGGCCTGCCGCCCTCCGTGCTGCGCTGCTCTGCCCGGGAGCCCACGGGGCCTGAGGGGGCCTACAAGGCAGCCGTGGACAGTTTCCTGCAACAGCAGCACGCGCTGGGGGCccgcggggaggagccgcggagCCAGGCCCGTCCCCGGGACCCCCAGAGCCCCGCTGAGCCCCCCGCAGCCGCCCAGACGGAGGCTCTGTCCAGACTGTTCAGCTCGGTGAAGACGCTGACGGCCAAGCAGGAGCTCCTGCAGACACTGCG GACCCACTTGATCCTGCACGTAGCCCGGACCCACGGCTACTCCAAGGTGATGACGGGGGACAGCTGCACCCGCCTGGCCGTCAAGCTCATGACCAGCCTGGCGCTGGGGAGAGGGGCCTTCCTCGCCTGGGACACG ggctTCTCAGATGAGCGACACGGTGACGTGGTGGTGGTGCGGCCCATGCGTGAGCACACGCTGAAGGAGGTGGCCTTCTACAACCGCCTGTTCGCCGTCCCCTCTGTCTTCACGCCGGCCGTCGACACCAAG GCCCCTGAGAAGGCCAGCGTCCACCGGCTGATGGAGGCCTTCATCCTCAGGCTGCAGGCCCAGTTCCCCTCCACGGTCAGCACCGTGTACAG gacaaGCGAGAAGCTGGTCAAGGCCCCCAGGGAGAGCTGGGCCGCTGGCCCCCGCGGCCCCCGCTGCCTGCTCTGTCTGTGCGTGCTGGACGTCGACACGGCTG ACAGCGCCACAGCTTTTGGGGCTCAGACCTCCTCGCGTCTCCCCCAGACGCAGCCCCGTGTGGTACAGGCCGGGGCGCCCTGCGTGTCCTGCTGCTGCACAGGGATGGGTGGGGCCCGCGGCTGCTGTGCAAG GGAGGACCCCCGGGCCCAGGTGGTCGAGCAGCTGTGCTACGGCTGCCGCGTGAACATGAAGGACTTG CCCTCCCTGGAGCCCCTGCCACCCTACATCCTGGCCGAGGCCCAGCTCCGCAGCCAGAG GGCTGAGGCCAGGCAGGAGATCCAGGAGCGCCCGCAGGAGGACAGTGCAGACGACGCGCCAGCAGGCGAGAGCTGA
- the CTU2 gene encoding cytoplasmic tRNA 2-thiolation protein 2 isoform X5, with product MVWQVLEGLSRDSAKRLRFVPGVVYVDEGAACGQSPEDRARTLAEVALVLQAVRFPWHVVALEEVFGLPPSVLRCSAREPTGPEGAYKAAVDSFLQQQHALGARGEEPRSQARPRDPQSPAEPPAAAQTEALSRLFSSVKTLTAKQELLQTLRTHLILHVARTHGYSKVMTGDSCTRLAVKLMTSLALGRGAFLAWDTGFSDERHGDVVVVRPMREHTLKEVAFYNRLFAVPSVFTPAVDTKAPEKASVHRLMEAFILRLQAQFPSTDKREAGQGPQGELGRWPPRPPLPALSVRAGRRHGWSVPACVGCGGESPGERALGFSGPRGPLSSSLLADSATAFGAQTSSRLPQTQPRVVQAGAPCVSCCCTGMGGARGCCAREDPRAQVVEQLCYGCRVNMKDLPSLEPLPPYILAEAQLRSQRAEARQEIQERPQEDSADDAPAGES from the exons ATGGTCTGGCAGGTCCTTGAG GGCCTGAGTCGAGATTCTGCCAAGAGACTGCGTTTCGTGCCAGGGGTCGTCTACGTGGATG AGGGAGCGGCCTGTGGCCAGAGCCCCGAGGACAGAGCACGGACCCTGGCGGAGGTGGCGCTGGTCCTGCAGGCGGTCCGCTTCCCGTGGCACGTCGTCGCCTTGGAGGAG GTGTTCGGCCTGCCGCCCTCCGTGCTGCGCTGCTCTGCCCGGGAGCCCACGGGGCCTGAGGGGGCCTACAAGGCAGCCGTGGACAGTTTCCTGCAACAGCAGCACGCGCTGGGGGCccgcggggaggagccgcggagCCAGGCCCGTCCCCGGGACCCCCAGAGCCCCGCTGAGCCCCCCGCAGCCGCCCAGACGGAGGCTCTGTCCAGACTGTTCAGCTCGGTGAAGACGCTGACGGCCAAGCAGGAGCTCCTGCAGACACTGCG GACCCACTTGATCCTGCACGTAGCCCGGACCCACGGCTACTCCAAGGTGATGACGGGGGACAGCTGCACCCGCCTGGCCGTCAAGCTCATGACCAGCCTGGCGCTGGGGAGAGGGGCCTTCCTCGCCTGGGACACG ggctTCTCAGATGAGCGACACGGTGACGTGGTGGTGGTGCGGCCCATGCGTGAGCACACGCTGAAGGAGGTGGCCTTCTACAACCGCCTGTTCGCCGTCCCCTCTGTCTTCACGCCGGCCGTCGACACCAAG GCCCCTGAGAAGGCCAGCGTCCACCGGCTGATGGAGGCCTTCATCCTCAGGCTGCAGGCCCAGTTCCCCTCCACG gacaaGCGAGAAGCTGGTCAAGGCCCCCAGGGAGAGCTGGGCCGCTGGCCCCCGCGGCCCCCGCTGCCTGCTCTGTCTGTGCGTGCTGGACGTCGACACGGCTGGTCTGTCCCCGCCTGCGTGGGGTGCGGGGGGGAGAGCCCGGGTGAGCGGGCGCTGGGGTTCAGCGGCCCCCGAGGTCCCCTCAGCTCCTCTCTGCTTGCAGACAGCGCCACAGCTTTTGGGGCTCAGACCTCCTCGCGTCTCCCCCAGACGCAGCCCCGTGTGGTACAGGCCGGGGCGCCCTGCGTGTCCTGCTGCTGCACAGGGATGGGTGGGGCCCGCGGCTGCTGTGCAAG GGAGGACCCCCGGGCCCAGGTGGTCGAGCAGCTGTGCTACGGCTGCCGCGTGAACATGAAGGACTTG CCCTCCCTGGAGCCCCTGCCACCCTACATCCTGGCCGAGGCCCAGCTCCGCAGCCAGAG GGCTGAGGCCAGGCAGGAGATCCAGGAGCGCCCGCAGGAGGACAGTGCAGACGACGCGCCAGCAGGCGAGAGCTGA
- the CTU2 gene encoding cytoplasmic tRNA 2-thiolation protein 2 isoform X4 produces MCELREDYPEPAPGGPPPPRPGREQKCVKCKEGLPVVVIRAGDAFCRDCFKAFYIHKFRAMLGKNRLIFPGEKVLLAWSGGPSSSSMVWQVLEGLSRDSAKRLRFVPGVVYVDEGAACGQSPEDRARTLAEVALVLQAVRFPWHVVALEEVFGLPPSVLRCSAREPTGPEGAYKAAVDSFLQQQHALGARGEEPRSQARPRDPQSPAEPPAAAQTEALSRLFSSVKTLTAKQELLQTLRTHLILHVARTHGYSKVMTGDSCTRLAVKLMTSLALGRGAFLAWDTGFSDERHGDVVVVRPMREHTLKEVAFYNRLFAVPSVFTPAVDTKAPEKASVHRLMEAFILRLQAQFPSTVSTVYRTSEKLVKAPRESWAAGPRGPRCLLCLCVLDVDTADAAPCGTGRGALRVLLLHRDGWGPRLLCKGGPPGPGGRAAVLRLPREHEGLALPGAPATLHPGRGPAPQPEG; encoded by the exons ATGTGCGAGCTGCGCGAGGACTACCCGGAGCCCGCGCCCGGGGGGCCGCCGCCGCCACGGCCCGG CCGTGAGCAGAAGTGTGTGAAGTGCAAGGAAGGCCTGCCTGTCGTGGTGATCCGAGCGGGAGATGCCTTCTGCAG GGACTGTTTCAAGGCGTTTTACATCCACAAGTTTAGAGCCATGCTGGGGAAGAACCGGCTGATCTTCCCAGGAGAGAAG GTGCTCCTGGCGTGGTCTGGGGGGCCGTCGTCCAGCTCCATGGTCTGGCAGGTCCTTGAG GGCCTGAGTCGAGATTCTGCCAAGAGACTGCGTTTCGTGCCAGGGGTCGTCTACGTGGATG AGGGAGCGGCCTGTGGCCAGAGCCCCGAGGACAGAGCACGGACCCTGGCGGAGGTGGCGCTGGTCCTGCAGGCGGTCCGCTTCCCGTGGCACGTCGTCGCCTTGGAGGAG GTGTTCGGCCTGCCGCCCTCCGTGCTGCGCTGCTCTGCCCGGGAGCCCACGGGGCCTGAGGGGGCCTACAAGGCAGCCGTGGACAGTTTCCTGCAACAGCAGCACGCGCTGGGGGCccgcggggaggagccgcggagCCAGGCCCGTCCCCGGGACCCCCAGAGCCCCGCTGAGCCCCCCGCAGCCGCCCAGACGGAGGCTCTGTCCAGACTGTTCAGCTCGGTGAAGACGCTGACGGCCAAGCAGGAGCTCCTGCAGACACTGCG GACCCACTTGATCCTGCACGTAGCCCGGACCCACGGCTACTCCAAGGTGATGACGGGGGACAGCTGCACCCGCCTGGCCGTCAAGCTCATGACCAGCCTGGCGCTGGGGAGAGGGGCCTTCCTCGCCTGGGACACG ggctTCTCAGATGAGCGACACGGTGACGTGGTGGTGGTGCGGCCCATGCGTGAGCACACGCTGAAGGAGGTGGCCTTCTACAACCGCCTGTTCGCCGTCCCCTCTGTCTTCACGCCGGCCGTCGACACCAAG GCCCCTGAGAAGGCCAGCGTCCACCGGCTGATGGAGGCCTTCATCCTCAGGCTGCAGGCCCAGTTCCCCTCCACGGTCAGCACCGTGTACAG gacaaGCGAGAAGCTGGTCAAGGCCCCCAGGGAGAGCTGGGCCGCTGGCCCCCGCGGCCCCCGCTGCCTGCTCTGTCTGTGCGTGCTGGACGTCGACACGGCTG ACGCAGCCCCGTGTGGTACAGGCCGGGGCGCCCTGCGTGTCCTGCTGCTGCACAGGGATGGGTGGGGCCCGCGGCTGCTGTGCAAG GGAGGACCCCCGGGCCCAGGTGGTCGAGCAGCTGTGCTACGGCTGCCGCGTGAACATGAAGGACTTG CCCTCCCTGGAGCCCCTGCCACCCTACATCCTGGCCGAGGCCCAGCTCCGCAGCCAGAG GGCTGA
- the RNF166 gene encoding E3 ubiquitin-protein ligase RNF166 isoform X1: MAMFRSLVASAQQRQPPGGPAGGDSGLEAQYSCPICLEVYHRPVAIGSCGHTFCGQCLQPCLQVPSPLCPLCRLPFDPKKVDKATHVEKQLSSYKAPCRGCSKKVPPASRPGGAPTGLRRGAGWGPPSPVEPPALHPLPVGPAHGLGSGLSGAHPGHSLDTPVTLTRRAVTAAGPGPPVPPAPEPTHRCPRQAHRLAGHSAQERSLNVTLAKMRVHVSSCVKVQEQMANCPKFVPVVPTSQPIPSAVPNRSTFACPYCGARNLDQQELLKHCVHNHRSDPSRVVCPICSAMPWGDPSYKSANFLQHLLHRHKFSYDTFVDYSIDEEAAFQAALALSLSEN; encoded by the exons atGGCGATGTTCCGCAGCCTGGTGGCCTCGGCTCAGCAGCGACAGCCGCCGGGCGGGCCCGCGGGCGGCGACAGCGGCCTGGAGGCTCAGTACAGCTGCCCCATCTGCCTGGAGGTCTACCACCGGCCCGTGGCCATCGGCAGCTGCGGCCACAC GTTCTGCGGGCAGTGCCTCCAGCCGTGCCTGCAGGTGCCGTCCCCCCTGTGCCCGCTGTGTCGCCTGCCCTTCGACCCCAAGAAGGTGGACAAGGCCACCCACGTGGAGAAGCAGCTCTCGTCCTACAAGGCGCCCTGCCGGGGCTGCAGTAAGAAGGTACCGCCGGCCTCCCGGCCGGGAGGGGCTCCGACAGGGCTGCGCAGGGGAGCTGGGTGGGGGCCGCCCTCTCCTGTTGAGCCGCCCGCTCTGCACCCGCTCCCCGTGGGCCCCGCACACggcctgggctctgggctgagcGGAGCCCACCCTGGACACAGCCTCGACACCCCAGTGACCCTCACCAGGCGGGCGGTGACTGCCGCGGGGCCCGGCCCGCCTGTCCCTCCGGCGCCTGAGCCCACCCACCGCTGCCCCCGGCAGGCGCACCGCCTCGCGGGGCACTCAGCGCAGGAACGGAGTTTGAAC gTGACACTGGCCAAGATGAGGGTGCACGTCTCCTCCTGCGTGAAGGTCCAGGAGCAGATGGCCAACTGTCCCAAGTTTGTCCCCGTGGTGCCCACGTCCCAGCCCATCCCCAG cgcTGTCCCCAACAGGTCCACCTTCGCCTGTCCTTACTGCGGCGCCCGCAACCTGGACCAGCAGGAGCTGCTGAAGCACTGCGTGCACAACCACCGCAGCGACCCCAGCCGCGTG gtgtGTCCCATCTGCTCGGCCATGCCCTGGGGCGACCCCAGCTACAAGAGCGCCAACTTCCTGCAGCACCTGCTCCACCGACACAAGTTCTCCTATGACACCTTCGTG GACTACAGCATCGACGAGGAGGCCGCCTTCCAGGCTGCCCTGGCCCTGTCCCTCTCCGAGAACTGA
- the RNF166 gene encoding E3 ubiquitin-protein ligase RNF166 isoform X2, with translation MAMFRSLVASAQQRQPPGGPAGGDSGLEAQYSCPICLEVYHRPVAIGSCGHTFCGQCLQPCLQVPSPLCPLCRLPFDPKKVDKATHVEKQLSSYKAPCRGCSKKVTLAKMRVHVSSCVKVQEQMANCPKFVPVVPTSQPIPSAVPNRSTFACPYCGARNLDQQELLKHCVHNHRSDPSRVVCPICSAMPWGDPSYKSANFLQHLLHRHKFSYDTFVDYSIDEEAAFQAALALSLSEN, from the exons atGGCGATGTTCCGCAGCCTGGTGGCCTCGGCTCAGCAGCGACAGCCGCCGGGCGGGCCCGCGGGCGGCGACAGCGGCCTGGAGGCTCAGTACAGCTGCCCCATCTGCCTGGAGGTCTACCACCGGCCCGTGGCCATCGGCAGCTGCGGCCACAC GTTCTGCGGGCAGTGCCTCCAGCCGTGCCTGCAGGTGCCGTCCCCCCTGTGCCCGCTGTGTCGCCTGCCCTTCGACCCCAAGAAGGTGGACAAGGCCACCCACGTGGAGAAGCAGCTCTCGTCCTACAAGGCGCCCTGCCGGGGCTGCAGTAAGAAG gTGACACTGGCCAAGATGAGGGTGCACGTCTCCTCCTGCGTGAAGGTCCAGGAGCAGATGGCCAACTGTCCCAAGTTTGTCCCCGTGGTGCCCACGTCCCAGCCCATCCCCAG cgcTGTCCCCAACAGGTCCACCTTCGCCTGTCCTTACTGCGGCGCCCGCAACCTGGACCAGCAGGAGCTGCTGAAGCACTGCGTGCACAACCACCGCAGCGACCCCAGCCGCGTG gtgtGTCCCATCTGCTCGGCCATGCCCTGGGGCGACCCCAGCTACAAGAGCGCCAACTTCCTGCAGCACCTGCTCCACCGACACAAGTTCTCCTATGACACCTTCGTG GACTACAGCATCGACGAGGAGGCCGCCTTCCAGGCTGCCCTGGCCCTGTCCCTCTCCGAGAACTGA